In one Niallia taxi genomic region, the following are encoded:
- the ymfI gene encoding elongation factor P 5-aminopentanone reductase, which translates to MGKHILITGATGEIGASVAKLLASKGYSLYLHYHKNEESLRILLNDISQYGQEYIPIKADLSKRDAYRHVTSSIFALDGIVYASGVSVYGMLADLQDETLDQLWNLHVASLISITRELLPKLTQKQAGSIIAVSSIWGQVGASMEVAYSTVKGAQIAFIKALSKEMARNGIRVNAVAPGAIDTKMLSMFTAEEKEWMTEEIPMGRLGSAAEVAESVLFLLSDSSSYMTGQVLSLNGGWHM; encoded by the coding sequence ATGGGGAAACATATTTTAATAACAGGTGCAACTGGAGAAATCGGTGCAAGTGTCGCAAAGCTTTTGGCAAGTAAAGGCTATTCTTTATACTTGCATTATCACAAAAATGAGGAGAGTCTCCGCATATTATTAAACGACATATCACAATATGGACAGGAATATATTCCAATCAAGGCTGATTTAAGCAAACGTGATGCCTATAGACATGTAACAAGCTCTATTTTTGCACTTGATGGAATTGTGTATGCGAGTGGTGTCAGTGTGTATGGAATGCTAGCTGATTTACAGGATGAGACGCTTGATCAGCTCTGGAACCTCCATGTTGCCTCACTTATATCGATAACAAGGGAGCTGCTGCCCAAACTGACGCAAAAGCAAGCTGGCAGTATTATTGCCGTTTCCTCCATATGGGGACAGGTTGGTGCTTCCATGGAGGTTGCTTATTCTACAGTAAAAGGTGCCCAAATAGCCTTTATTAAAGCATTAAGCAAGGAGATGGCGAGAAATGGTATCCGCGTAAATGCAGTTGCACCAGGAGCAATTGACACAAAAATGCTTAGTATGTTTACTGCAGAAGAAAAGGAATGGATGACAGAGGAAATCCCCATGGGCAGGCTAGGAAGTGCAGCGGAAGTAGCAGAAAGTGTGTTATTTCTCCTTTCAGACAGTTCTTCCTATATGACAGGACAAGTTTTATCCCTTAATGGCGGCTGGCATATGTAA